CCTAAATTCTATTTTTAGTTATATAATTACAGGTAATAAAAAACCtgtgaaacaaataatttacaaTTCAAATAGTAATATATCTGTAATATATTAGAAATGTAGTTTAAAAATGTCTCCATATTCTTAATTAGtataaagtttaattttatgCTTTGTATAGAAATGATAGCTTTACTTGTTACtgcctcagcagaagaaaagagaaaagttccTAGGTAGGTAAATAGCtttgggaaattaaaaaatatttttttgctcttttattcGTAATAGAAAAATAGCCTTTAAAAATAGATTGTTAAACATATGGGCTTATATTAAAGTAAAATTGTATATTATATACAGTAAGGCagtttatataatatattttcttgctttctttttcattttggtttgtcTGGACTAGGATATGAATGGGATGCAGTTTTCTGTCACATTGAACCAaggcaaaaatatatttagaagaATTCGTTATTTTACTGCAATTTGTAGaatatattctcttttttatatGATTTGTCATGTACCAGAGCTCCTTTTTCTCAAGGACtgagaaaaaagataaagaaaactTAATCAAGTGGCAGAATGcattcagaagaaaacacattttaggTAAGAATACTGTTGTGCAATGATTTATCTAATGTAGGAACTGCTTATATTGCTATGGTTTGCTGACTGACCTATAACAATTTTCATATTTGTTGAATCTGTGGTACTTCCTCAGGCTTCATCAACCAACAGAATTTTTGCAGAatagaataattattttccagtgCATTTTTCATGACAGACAAGATGCATTTCCTCATTTCACTAAGTCAGGAATGTGTGCTAATGATCCAAGATTTATGCCCACAACTATTACCTCAACGCACAGATTATCTTATTACCTGTACAATGCACATAGGAGGCTAGGCTTTTGAAGGCTAGGctttttaaagaactgtttGCTATGTGATTTCGTTTTACTGTGTGTAACTACAAAGTATGTGCTGTACTAAAAGGTTATTTAAAGGAGGGCATAAAGGAAGATGGGTCCATGTAGTCTGATCCACTGGTGTCTCCTCTGGAGTCGCTTTGGGCTGTCGTGCTGTAGCTCGTATTCTTCTCAGCTTGACTTTGCTGAGGGTTCTGAGATGTTTCTGCTACAGGTTCTTGAGATACAGGTGTGTTCGGGGTGCGCTGATCTGGCAATAATACTAAAATGTGACGGTCCACAACTGTTGAGACCTTGGTATATTCTTTGCTGGTTCCTGGAACAGTGCATTTTTTGGTCTTTCCactattttctttatgtttcaGTAATAGCGTTGGCTCCTCATCTTGTCTGACTTTATGAACTTCTACATAGTCCATAAGTTTAGGATTCAGAAAAGGTGACTTGTCATTATGTTGGTTTTGTCTGATCTGCACTGTGGTTTGGTCAGTTCTGGAATACTCCATCTCACTTATCTTTTCCATGTCATCATACACAGTTTCAGCAATAGGACATAGCGACTGATGATTTTCTTCATTACCCACCAAAACTGGTGAAGTGTTCACATTTGTGGTGTTCAGTGTTATCTTGAATGCCTCCACAGTGCTGTGGTAGGCAAACATAGCAGCCTGATTACTGGGTAACTGTGCTGCCAACCATGTGCATGACTTTATATTCTCACTGTTACAAGGGagtgttttctgttctgaagcTGTACACTGAGTTTCCCagctcccttttcctcctttcttctttttagctCTTACATCTTGTGTTTGAAGAGCAGATGGAAGGCCATGGGATTCCCTGCACTTCacagggaggagagaagggCTATCACAGCTCCCTCGGCCTGAGTCACTGTCTGTTTCCTTGAgtataatttttgtatttttactggGAGTGTCATGACTTGGCATGAGTTGCTGATCCTCATTGTCCTCTACCTCCAGATATTCTATCAGTAGTTCCTCGCAGTCTGATGTTGGAGGGAAACCATGACAACCAAGAGCACTCAGTAGTTCTTCAGATTTTCCTGTCTGAAGGTATAAGGAAGATGATATAATTTTTCATTGTCAACCTTTGGGATTCTCTGACTAGAACAATTGTGAACAATCTACATATTTGATATACAAACACTTTGATAGTTTTATTGCTAGACCTAAACCTGATTTctacagctgcagaaaatactgaaagaatGTAAGAAAAATTCCTCACAGTTTCCTCAGTGGAGAGACAATCATAAAATTTGTGTTTCTAAggtgagaggagcagagagcttTTGGCAGATATGGGTCTCCTGAGTTTAACAAGAAGGAAATGGAGGAGAATTGCAGTGCAGACATCTCCTGCCTCTTCAGCATGGCAAAAGACAATGGAGAGCATCTTCTATAAGAACTATAGGAAGTTCACAGAGGCATTTCCTCATGTCCCAGGAAGCAGGGCAGTCACAAACCCTGTTCTTAAACACCCTCCTGTTACAAGTACAAGGCAAAACTCTAACTCACACGTATCCTCCACGTGCTTAACTGGAAAGTGTTGCTTATTTCCAACAATGATTAATTGAAGCAGCTTTACACTGTAGTGTAGTAATTTTATGTGCTAGTACATGAGTTGAAAAAACCATGAGTCTTCGTAAATTCTTTTGTTGTTAGCTGTGGTACTCACCTCTAGCAGATGTGTATCAATGCCTTTTATCTTTGGTCCTGGAACTGGTGGCAGGATAAAGGCCATCATTCTAAAGCAAACATGGAACAGACATACCAGGTGTAAATACAGACTCCATCTCATTATTTGTTCTCCCATTTCCTCAGAATGTGATGAAGATTTTAAACACTTCTCCCATATCTTATACGCCCCAGTTGGACCTCTGTCTCCTGTCTGCCTCTCAAGCTGGGTAATTCACAAACACAGTTACGGCTCATAAAGTACTCTTagatgtatttataaaaaacaCCAGTAGTacaaaagtcattaaaaaaaaaagcaaagttaaaaagcaaaattactaATATCCTTTTAATTGTCATCTCTCTCTTAACCTCCTGTTCTCTAATACCATTGTAAATTCATCACTGGCCAAGAAACAGtgaggcacagctcaggagggCTACTGGAGCTGTCTGTGCATCTTTGACTGTCACCTGACTACTGCTGAACAGGATTTATGGTGAATGACATGGCTTTTCCAACCATAGTTTCTATCCCTTTCTTCTACTCAGCCAGTATTTTTTGTAGGACTTGtattaaagcaaaaatctttGTAACAgctttctctttcaaatttgATTAAATCAGCCAGGATTCTAGGGAATCATTTGGGAAATTGACAGAGGGGCTGGACGAAAGAAAACTTCATAATATAACCTTGTTTACTTAAGGGAATTATGACAAAACCCAAAGACCTGTCTTCTCCAGGAACAGGGATACTCCAAGTAATGTTTGCTGAATATTACATGACCAAGATTAGTCAGATCTAACAGAGAGAGACCAACTGAGAATTTAGCCTGGTTTCCATAAGGAGAAGAAACACTGCTTTTTTAGTTGTAAATAAAGTCAAATACCTATAACTAATAGTTTATAAGATAAGGCAAATGCCATAGGAAATTGAATCTAATATTAGAATTCtatttttgaaaagttttcTCTGATCTTGGACTCCATGCAATTATGAAATTGATGGCTTACCTGTACCCTTTCATGATCATTATCCAGCTCATGATTAAACATATAAGAGATGACAGGATACCAACGATTATCCACACAACCATATCTTTTACTCTAAAGtctaagaaaaaacagaattatttacGGACAAGCATCTAGCATATGCATAGTCAGCatgcaaaaaaacctcacaaattacttctattttaaaaattgtccTAAACTGCCAGATTTATTATCGAATAGAggccttcagcagcacagatggATCTCGTCAATCTCTGTAATATTGAATAAtggatataatttttattaatggtACCACACAGGAAATAAACTGCCTTGGAAAAACCATACAAAAATGcatgaagaggaaaattttGTCACAGCCAATTATACAGATTGGGTTCAAATCCAGTTGTACCAAAACTGCagtaatttcattattaaatacATACAATTAATTAAATGCTGGGTGAAGTGACCTGGGATTACACGTTTTTAAGTACTTTTATTGTAATGTAATACTTTTTATACTGAAGTGCTTATTTCATATTGATTCCAGATAAAGAGGAATGAAGAGCAGCTACTGTCTGAAGGCAGTCATTCTTTGTTGTCTGTGTCACAGTTTTAATGCAGTCATCCATggtcttttcattaaaaactacCATAAAGAGAACAAATAAGGCAATAGATAGAAAGAAGATGGTTTAAGTaagcaaaaaattattcacCTTCTTAACTCTATCATAAAATAATGAAGGGGAAAGGTAACTGGATATGGGGCAGGATAAGGATTTGGTTACCTTAGCAATGATGTTCTGGTCTGTCCTAGGGAAACTAAGAGATCTGCATGGATGCCACAAACAGCTAACAAAAAATATAACATGAACTTGCATGCAATGACAGTTACTGAAGGGGTGCCTGGCCACTCACCAGTAGGGATCTCAACATACATTTCTGGGCTCCACTCACTCCACAATCCATGGTGGTCTGGTTTGCAGTGAATCTGTACAATGTACCTCTTTCCAGGATTTAAAGTAAACATTTTACATTGTGTTTGCTGTCCAACAAAAAGagtctggaaataaaataaaagccacagCTGAGGTTTTGGTAATCAAGATGGGAATATAGAATGAGtctggatattttttcctaataattgTTGAGCAGGCATGGAATAATggtacatttattttatttctgtagtttattttctgctttctagCAGGTGGGAGTGAGATCTGGCTCTGGTATACAGTGCAAAGTAAACTGCTGTAAAAACACATAATGAATTTATGGCAAATAGGGGAGGAGCTGTGATAATGGTAGGAACTGCAACGGTgacaggaagaggaggaggcaaGAAACGGAAATGGAGAAAAGACAAttcagagaggaagagggaatgTGGAGTGGTAGAAATGCACAGGGTAATAAAAAGTAGGTCTTGCAATGGCCAGAGGGAAGTGCAGTGGgagggggaaggcaggaggaggtACAAAGGAGGTTTGGAAGTTCTGTAGGCAAGAAGGGGATGCAGTCAAATACCAATAGCTGGAGTCTTTAATTTGCCACTCAGTTGTTTAAGTTGTAGATCCCGGCcatagaaaattattattattctgtggCCATTAGAATTACCGCCTAAtgcttatttaaataaatttaaattattttatgtaacGTCACTGAGCTTTCTGTTATCTAAGAAGTGCTTGAGGTTAAGAACAAATTGTCACAAAAGAAAACTGACTAAATGAGAATGAACAATTTAAACTACTATGCCAATATGATGAATAAATAATGACCACAGTTAAAAACA
The genomic region above belongs to Sylvia atricapilla isolate bSylAtr1 chromosome Z, bSylAtr1.pri, whole genome shotgun sequence and contains:
- the PRLR gene encoding prolactin receptor — protein: MKQRFISSVQIILQFALTTVGLTGQSYPGKPQIIRCRSLEKETFSCWWKPGSDGGLPNNYTLFYSKDSEEKIYECPDYLTSGPNSCYFNKNHTNPWTTYIITVMATNEIGSNSSDPQHVDVTSIVQPDAPVNLSLEINTFANMSYLWAKWSPPPLADASFNSHVYHYELRLKPEEKEEWETVPVGMQTHYEVTSLQAGVKYVVQVRCMLDLGEWSEWSSERSIQIPKERLPPEKPRIIKCRSPEKETFTCWWKPALGGGLSTNHTLLYSKEGEEKVYECPDYKTAGPNSCYFDKKHTSFWTIYNITVRATNEMGSNVSDPHYVDVTYIVQPDPPVNITLELKNSIKRKPYLVLTWSPPPLADVRSGWLTLEYELRLKPEEGEEWETLFVGQQTQCKMFTLNPGKRYIVQIHCKPDHHGLWSEWSPEMYVEIPTDFRVKDMVVWIIVGILSSLICLIMSWIMIMKGYRMMAFILPPVPGPKIKGIDTHLLETGKSEELLSALGCHGFPPTSDCEELLIEYLEVEDNEDQQLMPSHDTPSKNTKIILKETDSDSGRGSCDSPSLLPVKCRESHGLPSALQTQDVRAKKKKGGKGSWETQCTASEQKTLPCNSENIKSCTWLAAQLPSNQAAMFAYHSTVEAFKITLNTTNVNTSPVLVGNEENHQSLCPIAETVYDDMEKISEMEYSRTDQTTVQIRQNQHNDKSPFLNPKLMDYVEVHKVRQDEEPTLLLKHKENSGKTKKCTVPGTSKEYTKVSTVVDRHILVLLPDQRTPNTPVSQEPVAETSQNPQQSQAEKNTSYSTTAQSDSRGDTSGSDYMDPSSFMPSFK